Proteins from a genomic interval of Conexivisphaerales archaeon:
- a CDS encoding NUDIX domain-containing protein: MKMHNLRRNEFSDPNLVVLVSVALIRNRKLLVIKEEDEPYHAQWVLPQGYPNKNETLAEAARREVKEEVGVDIDDLSLLGVYEDFKSIKGVITHIVIICYYSFVGENTEVHSTREAIDWAFIDPNNIQFRPDDYLVRVILDVKRLI; this comes from the coding sequence ATGAAGATGCATAACCTCAGACGTAATGAATTCTCAGACCCAAACCTTGTTGTGCTGGTCTCTGTAGCTCTTATACGGAACAGGAAGCTTCTTGTGATCAAGGAAGAGGATGAACCATACCACGCTCAATGGGTACTTCCCCAAGGTTATCCTAACAAGAACGAAACGCTGGCCGAAGCAGCTAGAAGAGAAGTAAAAGAGGAAGTAGGTGTTGACATCGATGACCTGTCTCTTCTTGGCGTGTATGAAGATTTCAAATCAATAAAGGGAGTAATTACGCACATTGTCATAATCTGCTATTATTCATTCGTAGGTGAAAACACTGAAGTTCATTCCACCAGGGAAGCTATCGATTGGGCATTTATCGACCCTAACAACATCCAATTCAGACCCGACGATTATCTTGTGCGTGTGATTCTTGATGTGAAGAGATTGATCTAG
- a CDS encoding metallophosphoesterase family protein: protein MKPFIISGIHSNIYALQKVFNSTSSEEVMFLGDLVDFGPCQYEVWRVLQQLDTKRVLGNHDFAASFGTDCRSSPCTHEASMLTKRLITLQYMPREVLGLLGKAERHLNIEYDGIKIYGVHASPDDELYGYLSKEEAVSIPTGQEDLILLGDAHIPYEAKEGKKWIINACSVGIPRDGNSKASCTILDTAKREARLHRFRYDIERMLHGLKSRLSADEKTYIFIGYVS, encoded by the coding sequence TTGAAGCCATTCATTATATCTGGTATACACTCTAATATATACGCCTTGCAAAAGGTCTTTAACAGCACAAGCTCTGAAGAAGTCATGTTTCTTGGCGATCTAGTCGACTTTGGGCCTTGTCAGTATGAAGTCTGGCGAGTACTGCAACAGTTAGATACCAAGAGGGTTCTAGGAAACCATGACTTCGCAGCATCCTTCGGTACGGACTGCAGGAGTAGCCCTTGTACGCATGAAGCTTCGATGCTGACCAAGAGGCTCATAACTTTACAATACATGCCCAGAGAAGTGCTGGGTCTGCTTGGCAAGGCAGAAAGGCATCTGAATATCGAATATGACGGTATAAAAATATATGGAGTACATGCTTCGCCAGATGATGAGCTTTATGGGTACTTAAGCAAAGAAGAAGCAGTGTCGATCCCCACAGGTCAGGAGGACTTGATCCTACTGGGAGATGCTCATATACCTTATGAGGCCAAAGAAGGTAAAAAGTGGATAATCAACGCGTGCAGCGTTGGAATCCCTAGGGATGGAAATTCTAAGGCATCATGCACTATTCTAGACACTGCCAAGAGAGAAGCGCGTCTTCATAGGTTTCGGTATGACATAGAGAGGATGCTTCATGGCCTGAAGAGTAGACTCTCTGCTGATGAGAAGACATACATTTTTATCGGCTATGTTTCGTAA
- a CDS encoding PadR family transcriptional regulator, with protein MIEGIDKYHKTGMRRIKAPQGVLRTLIIALASKSPVTGKDIIEKIKKESDGKWTPSPGSVYYIIEKLVTEQMIMQMPHAEEKSYIATSKGLEVLKEEGKSLKDSVAWSLMVLSMLVDTVEPEERQRMQLIHRIMNLSKEKISELASIIG; from the coding sequence ATGATTGAAGGGATTGATAAATACCACAAGACTGGGATGAGGAGAATTAAGGCACCTCAGGGAGTGCTCAGAACTCTGATAATAGCTCTTGCTTCAAAATCGCCTGTGACTGGTAAAGATATAATCGAGAAGATAAAAAAGGAGTCAGACGGAAAGTGGACACCAAGCCCCGGCTCTGTCTACTATATTATCGAAAAACTTGTTACAGAACAGATGATAATGCAGATGCCTCATGCTGAGGAGAAGAGTTACATAGCAACCAGCAAGGGGTTGGAAGTACTGAAGGAAGAAGGAAAGAGCCTAAAGGATTCTGTTGCATGGAGCCTCATGGTCTTATCTATGCTTGTCGATACAGTAGAACCAGAAGAAAGACAGAGGATGCAGTTGATACACAGGATAATGAACCTGTCAAAAGAAAAGATATCTGAACTTGCCTCGATTATTGGTTAG
- a CDS encoding OsmC family protein: MSESGPEVVLTRTEGYRFAVQFDDEAKTMIYMDEPPPLSKGNGPNASRLLAASVANCLSASLLFCLTKVHVEVIGITARARPVSARNEQGYWRVKEIFVDIHVKLKGEDAGINRCLSIFENYCVVTGSVRKGIDVHVNVSTEKVS; encoded by the coding sequence ATGTCAGAAAGCGGACCAGAAGTCGTTTTGACAAGAACCGAAGGATACAGATTTGCCGTACAGTTTGACGATGAAGCAAAGACGATGATATACATGGATGAACCGCCACCCCTCAGCAAAGGAAATGGCCCCAACGCAAGCAGATTACTTGCAGCTTCAGTTGCCAATTGCCTTTCTGCAAGCCTGCTGTTCTGTCTTACCAAGGTGCATGTTGAAGTTATAGGGATAACTGCAAGAGCAAGGCCGGTATCTGCGAGGAACGAGCAGGGTTATTGGCGGGTCAAAGAGATATTCGTGGATATACATGTGAAGCTGAAAGGTGAAGATGCAGGGATAAACAGGTGCCTCAGCATATTTGAAAATTATTGTGTAGTTACTGGAAGCGTGAGAAAGGGAATAGATGTGCATGTAAACGTCAGCACAGAAAAGGTCAGCTAA
- a CDS encoding DUF4364 family protein encodes MQPQRTRSRIRIYYDILLSVMEEGNAKPTRVLYKANLSYDRLVKYLDELVSKGLIQEVHASENRYYVITQQGVKFLEEVKKAEAFLSGFGLSL; translated from the coding sequence ATGCAGCCTCAAAGAACCCGCAGTAGGATAAGAATATATTACGACATCCTTCTCTCAGTCATGGAGGAAGGAAATGCAAAGCCAACTAGAGTGCTCTACAAGGCGAACCTTTCTTACGATAGGCTTGTGAAATACCTGGATGAGCTGGTCTCGAAGGGGCTTATTCAGGAGGTTCATGCTTCAGAGAACAGGTACTATGTCATTACACAGCAGGGAGTAAAGTTCTTGGAAGAGGTCAAGAAGGCCGAAGCATTCCTTTCAGGTTTCGGCCTGTCACTCTGA
- a CDS encoding NAD-dependent epimerase/dehydratase family protein has product MGLQGNIIIFGADGYIGWPLALHLGQISDEKIVLVDNLVTRRLVRSVRSDSLVPIQSMQKRLDAYRRLTGKDNLVFYAADARDSEVVDRIISTYKPSGVVHLAQQRSAPFSMIDQEHAVYTQLANIETNLNIMYSMIRHVPDSHLLKMGTMGEYGTPGIKITEGDVEISVDGRKSRLMFPRTGQSFYHLSKVFDTFNVMLANRVHSLRATDVMQGVVYGTRTDEIVDDSLATRFDFDSIWGTVINKYVVQAVVLNKLLIYGKGRQKRGFLSLYDSIKCLTLLLMNPPEPGRYRVVNQLDEIYDTLTLAQKVSNIAKEYGIRVELETVNNPRVEAEEHFYDVEHKILPSLGFTRTKKMDEVIREIFETVIANKTRAELMKQLVYPTVYWRNARQITSSQFPLPKEVLKVLTPEEIMMSEKQLEAEQVYSVNVNVNVNVNENRQSPYY; this is encoded by the coding sequence ATGGGTCTGCAGGGTAACATAATCATATTTGGAGCTGACGGCTACATCGGCTGGCCATTAGCTTTACACCTTGGTCAGATAAGTGACGAAAAAATTGTTCTTGTAGACAACCTGGTAACAAGAAGGCTTGTCCGCTCGGTAAGGTCAGATTCGCTAGTCCCGATTCAGAGCATGCAGAAAAGGCTTGATGCATACAGAAGGCTGACCGGGAAGGATAACCTGGTATTCTACGCAGCTGATGCAAGGGATAGCGAAGTCGTTGACAGAATAATATCAACCTACAAGCCTTCAGGTGTCGTTCACCTTGCCCAGCAGAGAAGTGCTCCGTTCAGCATGATAGACCAAGAGCATGCTGTTTACACTCAGCTTGCAAACATAGAGACCAACCTGAACATAATGTATTCCATGATAAGGCATGTACCTGATTCTCATCTTCTTAAGATGGGGACTATGGGTGAATATGGAACCCCTGGTATAAAGATTACAGAGGGGGATGTAGAGATAAGCGTCGATGGGAGAAAGAGCAGGCTGATGTTCCCTAGAACAGGACAGAGCTTTTATCATCTCAGCAAAGTCTTCGACACATTCAACGTAATGTTAGCCAACAGGGTTCACTCTCTGAGAGCGACTGATGTAATGCAGGGTGTAGTTTACGGAACTAGAACAGATGAGATAGTCGATGACAGCCTTGCTACAAGGTTCGATTTTGATTCGATATGGGGGACGGTTATAAACAAGTATGTTGTCCAAGCAGTTGTACTTAACAAGCTTCTGATATATGGAAAGGGAAGACAGAAGAGAGGCTTCCTTTCTCTCTACGACAGCATTAAATGCTTAACCCTGCTTTTGATGAACCCTCCAGAACCTGGAAGGTACAGGGTTGTAAACCAGCTGGACGAGATATATGATACTCTAACTCTTGCTCAAAAGGTGAGCAATATTGCCAAGGAATATGGAATCAGAGTTGAACTTGAAACAGTAAACAATCCAAGGGTTGAAGCAGAAGAGCACTTTTACGATGTGGAGCATAAGATTCTTCCCAGCCTCGGATTTACAAGGACAAAGAAGATGGATGAAGTGATAAGGGAGATATTCGAGACAGTAATTGCGAACAAGACAAGGGCTGAGTTAATGAAGCAGCTTGTGTATCCCACCGTTTACTGGAGAAATGCCAGACAGATAACTTCATCACAATTCCCGCTTCCAAAAGAGGTGCTGAAGGTGCTGACACCTGAAGAGATAATGATGTCGGAGAAGCAGCTCGAGGCTGAGCAGGTATACAGCGTCAACGTCAACGTCAACGTCAACGTCAACGAGAATAGGCAGAGCCCATATTATTAG
- a CDS encoding glycosyltransferase family 4 protein, which translates to MTDDLIRCLVLADYDEVSGGLRRAAHLRLTHPPEGVKYQVMLGKNYPVRVSHYKVDPLSIFLVGLRFLAEGSTMGNAEDADIQHIFFWKRGRRGIPAVLENDQSLSQFLSTYVGVENEMKERIRKLFLPLTNLKRLRAVIVWSEWGRRGFERDGFAKEMIKVIPPPIDIPRDTAKTQSQRILFIGRDYERKGGDIALKTFINLAKEFEGVEMSYVGQVDDDDLLKRAKQTGRFTHYENPNNAALYGKIIPGSSIFLLPSRSEAFGISILEAMSFALPVVVSDLPSVRENVIDGYNGFLVNEERRSYEEALRILLQDEAKRRKLGQNAREFVKNKFSPSKVGSELKRVYLDSLG; encoded by the coding sequence TTGACCGATGATCTGATCAGATGCTTAGTGCTGGCAGATTACGATGAGGTTTCAGGTGGACTGAGAAGAGCTGCGCATCTTAGACTGACTCATCCGCCTGAGGGGGTTAAATACCAGGTAATGCTTGGCAAGAACTATCCAGTCAGGGTATCACATTACAAAGTAGACCCTTTATCGATCTTCCTGGTTGGGCTTAGATTTCTGGCTGAAGGGTCAACCATGGGAAATGCTGAAGATGCAGATATTCAGCATATCTTCTTCTGGAAGAGAGGGAGAAGAGGAATACCCGCTGTCCTCGAAAACGACCAGTCGTTATCCCAGTTCCTTTCAACCTATGTAGGTGTAGAGAATGAAATGAAGGAAAGGATCAGAAAGCTCTTTCTTCCTCTTACAAATCTGAAGAGACTTAGGGCAGTAATCGTCTGGTCTGAATGGGGTAGAAGAGGGTTTGAGAGAGACGGGTTTGCGAAAGAAATGATAAAAGTGATCCCCCCACCCATCGATATACCTAGAGACACAGCAAAGACCCAGTCCCAGAGGATCCTGTTCATAGGCAGGGACTACGAAAGAAAGGGAGGAGACATAGCGCTGAAGACTTTCATCAACCTGGCGAAAGAATTTGAAGGGGTTGAGATGAGCTACGTAGGGCAAGTGGATGATGACGACCTGCTGAAGAGAGCTAAACAGACGGGTAGGTTCACTCACTATGAGAACCCGAACAATGCAGCTCTATATGGGAAGATCATTCCAGGATCCAGTATATTTCTACTTCCCAGCAGGTCCGAAGCTTTTGGAATAAGCATTTTAGAAGCAATGAGCTTTGCCCTGCCTGTGGTTGTTTCTGACCTCCCATCAGTAAGGGAAAACGTGATTGATGGATACAACGGGTTTCTCGTGAACGAAGAAAGGAGAAGTTATGAAGAAGCTTTGAGAATATTGCTTCAGGATGAAGCTAAGAGGAGGAAGCTTGGGCAGAACGCAAGGGAGTTTGTGAAGAATAAATTTTCCCCCTCAAAGGTAGGCTCAGAACTGAAGAGAGTGTATCTGGATTCTCTGGGGTGA
- a CDS encoding MFS transporter: MHSSSRNTGSMMNVQFLFTFILRILSLVVQTVLPLYLSSTLHLPSYTVGLMISLLWIGNALGAITGALLFRGWRKGGLTGLLLLAASFSGYFAFSSYHLLSLFIMAGGFGSGLIQPLLAPSMHSNSRPSSPFRGISLYSTALSLALVLGPLISSIVIGLSSFKMLFIMLSAICLISLSLPLMASNNEDGSEKKGLLTGLIQVFSRTLLLRDFRREFLMNLVYSLTLPIILSFAGIVAEKVYNFSSTDVLLSLTALFAISSTIRFSMRNTGIKKFSKVMLLPASLLLVSSIILYFGNSWFLFLAGLLLFSVPHATIYPWTLYNVFQTVDRERLVQASYIFSLSSGISEFISPPLTSFAIYYLGIAQGIGIMVPFSIIALFIALTMYR; encoded by the coding sequence TTGCACAGCAGCAGCAGAAATACTGGAAGCATGATGAATGTTCAGTTTCTCTTCACCTTTATACTCAGGATCCTGAGTCTTGTTGTTCAGACTGTTCTGCCCCTGTATCTTTCCAGCACTCTGCATCTGCCCAGCTATACTGTTGGGCTTATGATATCACTGCTTTGGATAGGTAACGCACTTGGTGCGATAACTGGTGCATTGCTTTTTAGAGGGTGGAGAAAGGGAGGATTAACCGGGCTTCTTCTGCTTGCAGCTTCTTTCTCAGGTTATTTCGCCTTCTCTTCCTACCATCTGCTCTCTCTATTCATCATGGCTGGAGGTTTTGGGAGTGGTCTGATCCAGCCTCTCCTTGCTCCATCGATGCATTCGAACTCCAGACCCAGCAGTCCTTTCAGGGGTATTTCTCTCTATTCAACAGCCCTTTCCCTGGCTCTTGTCCTAGGACCGCTAATATCGAGCATAGTCATAGGTCTGTCAAGCTTTAAAATGCTTTTCATTATGCTCTCTGCTATCTGCCTAATCTCACTATCTTTACCGCTTATGGCGAGCAACAATGAAGATGGCTCAGAAAAGAAAGGTCTTTTAACAGGGCTGATACAGGTTTTCTCCAGAACTCTTCTTCTGCGCGATTTCAGGAGAGAATTCCTGATGAATCTTGTCTACTCCTTGACTCTACCTATAATTCTCTCCTTCGCAGGTATAGTGGCAGAAAAGGTGTATAATTTTAGCTCCACAGATGTTCTGCTAAGCCTTACTGCGCTCTTTGCCATCTCGTCAACGATAAGGTTCTCTATGCGAAATACAGGAATTAAGAAATTTAGCAAGGTTATGCTACTTCCTGCTTCTTTGCTTCTTGTATCATCCATAATACTATATTTTGGGAATTCCTGGTTCTTGTTCTTAGCGGGACTGCTGCTCTTCTCAGTGCCACATGCTACAATCTATCCCTGGACGCTATACAACGTATTTCAGACTGTTGACAGAGAGAGGCTTGTCCAGGCTAGCTACATCTTTTCACTTTCCTCCGGTATCTCTGAATTCATATCCCCTCCTCTCACCTCATTTGCAATTTACTACTTGGGGATTGCACAGGGTATAGGAATAATGGTACCCTTCTCTATTATTGCTCTTTTCATCGCTTTAACCATGTACAGATAA
- a CDS encoding secondary thiamine-phosphate synthase enzyme YjbQ: protein MIDIETIGLEFETSKEGEILDITDNINQALLQSHMKEGMAGIFVQGSTAALAVIEYEQGLLLDFYSMLERVAPKDIVYQHEKAYHDGNGHSHVRASLLGPSLNIPFIDSKLALGTWQRVTLLELDIRPRKRSVILQLIGK from the coding sequence ATGATTGATATTGAAACTATCGGGCTGGAGTTTGAAACGAGCAAGGAAGGAGAGATATTGGATATAACAGACAACATAAACCAGGCGCTCCTGCAATCTCATATGAAGGAGGGCATGGCTGGCATCTTTGTTCAGGGGTCGACTGCAGCACTTGCTGTTATTGAATATGAGCAAGGGCTTCTGCTTGATTTTTATTCGATGCTGGAGAGAGTTGCGCCTAAGGATATTGTCTATCAGCATGAAAAGGCCTATCATGACGGGAACGGCCATTCACATGTAAGAGCATCCCTTCTGGGTCCTTCTCTGAATATACCTTTCATAGACAGCAAGCTTGCACTGGGTACATGGCAGAGAGTTACTCTTCTGGAGTTAGATATCAGACCGAGAAAGAGAAGTGTGATTCTTCAGCTCATAGGAAAATGA
- a CDS encoding DUF981 family protein, with protein sequence MVFVDNLGLELVSLPIASLMIVYITGRGYLAGKSGNFNRVREVLKEGAVALGLIGMLATVLAFWGEMTWTLPGSYNILFDDTYLLMGIIFLTFAISVLLNKGTSTSGMFAAISGIFTIWYGLNAYWLGMTKEPLALLGMYGLYGLAGIASYPAMRVVDALLPATAQAPEIQAQMKSQTVVHASMQMSGRAAIKQNWLVKHPLLILGIFWVLVLAAGILSGYVAINTIPAHLKSPP encoded by the coding sequence ATGGTGTTCGTTGACAATCTGGGACTTGAGCTGGTCTCGCTACCGATAGCTAGCCTTATGATAGTCTACATTACAGGAAGGGGTTACCTTGCAGGCAAATCTGGCAACTTCAACAGAGTGAGAGAAGTTCTGAAAGAAGGAGCAGTAGCTCTTGGTCTTATCGGTATGCTTGCTACAGTGCTTGCATTCTGGGGAGAAATGACCTGGACACTGCCTGGAAGCTACAACATACTCTTCGACGACACATACCTTCTGATGGGAATAATCTTTCTGACGTTTGCAATATCAGTCCTTCTTAACAAGGGGACTTCAACCTCAGGAATGTTCGCAGCAATATCTGGTATCTTCACCATATGGTATGGTCTGAATGCATACTGGCTTGGTATGACAAAGGAACCGCTAGCTCTACTCGGTATGTATGGCCTTTACGGACTCGCAGGCATAGCCAGCTACCCCGCAATGAGAGTTGTGGACGCATTACTTCCGGCAACTGCACAGGCGCCTGAGATACAGGCTCAGATGAAGAGCCAGACTGTAGTTCATGCATCCATGCAGATGTCTGGAAGGGCTGCTATAAAGCAGAACTGGCTTGTTAAGCACCCACTGCTTATACTTGGCATCTTCTGGGTACTGGTGTTGGCAGCAGGGATACTCTCGGGTTACGTGGCTATCAATACGATACCAGCGCACCTGAAGTCTCCTCCGTGA
- a CDS encoding ECF transporter S component, producing the protein MNEQELRRRSPAFYVANVAICAALYAVVNGLSALVPVPLVIGEFRPGVVIPALYTIAFGARVGAVGAAFGSLIGDVLFLTPLGKTNPFLALVAGFPANLIGFLIFGYLVNKAKSWSGYTYSTLISLFVGNLIAGAVVVFVAIPGLTFSQQIAQTLLFTFFWLGTMIPFMQILLPILLSALQASSISSILNSTISTWKKETPRSIFMTGLLSSLPLLVILLASYQSSFEGLLGPYATWFRILVVLSAAFLLAAPVAPYLSGRKQ; encoded by the coding sequence ATGAACGAACAGGAGCTCAGAAGGAGAAGTCCTGCCTTTTACGTTGCAAACGTTGCCATATGTGCTGCGCTTTATGCAGTTGTGAATGGCCTAAGCGCTCTTGTGCCAGTACCTCTGGTAATAGGTGAGTTCAGACCTGGTGTCGTCATTCCAGCACTTTACACCATAGCCTTCGGTGCCAGGGTTGGTGCAGTTGGTGCAGCATTTGGCTCACTGATAGGAGATGTATTATTCCTGACACCACTTGGAAAGACAAACCCTTTCTTGGCTCTTGTAGCAGGTTTTCCTGCCAACCTGATAGGGTTTCTGATCTTCGGATACCTGGTGAATAAAGCAAAGTCGTGGAGCGGTTACACCTATTCAACTCTGATATCCCTTTTCGTAGGGAACCTTATAGCAGGAGCTGTTGTCGTCTTTGTAGCAATCCCAGGCCTTACGTTTTCACAGCAGATAGCCCAAACCCTTCTCTTCACGTTCTTCTGGCTCGGCACCATGATACCCTTCATGCAGATACTTCTTCCGATTCTGCTGAGTGCCCTTCAGGCATCGAGCATATCTTCAATACTTAACAGCACAATATCGACGTGGAAGAAAGAAACACCCAGAAGCATCTTCATGACAGGTCTGCTCAGCTCTCTACCTCTCTTAGTGATACTTCTTGCAAGCTACCAGTCATCGTTTGAAGGACTTCTTGGACCTTATGCAACGTGGTTCAGAATTCTTGTCGTTCTCTCTGCTGCATTCCTGCTCGCGGCTCCCGTGGCACCATACCTGAGCGGAAGAAAGCAGTAA
- a CDS encoding THUMP domain-containing protein has translation MPIEKPNFIATTVRGREPEACRETKNILIELGDASPKVEVTDVSGLIFGLTSLDVMQLPDMLKKLVSSDPWKMHLIQRFIPIQEVTDSTIESIVDSAKKLSGLVGKNETFKVQVEKRHSEIDAMKLIKEIAAIFDQKVNLEEPDKVILVEVVGRIAGVSVLEPEKIFSSVIAKRGSI, from the coding sequence TTGCCGATAGAGAAACCAAACTTCATAGCTACGACAGTAAGAGGAAGAGAGCCAGAAGCCTGCAGGGAGACGAAGAACATACTGATTGAGCTGGGTGATGCTTCGCCGAAGGTTGAGGTGACAGATGTCAGCGGGCTCATCTTCGGCCTGACTTCGCTCGATGTCATGCAGCTGCCTGATATGCTGAAGAAGCTTGTGAGCTCGGACCCCTGGAAGATGCATTTGATACAGCGATTCATTCCCATTCAGGAGGTAACTGATTCGACAATAGAAAGCATAGTCGATTCAGCGAAGAAGCTATCTGGACTTGTAGGAAAGAACGAGACCTTCAAGGTCCAGGTCGAGAAAAGGCACTCTGAAATAGATGCGATGAAGTTGATCAAAGAGATAGCTGCAATCTTCGACCAGAAAGTAAACCTTGAAGAACCAGACAAGGTGATACTTGTCGAAGTAGTCGGTAGGATAGCTGGGGTATCGGTGCTTGAGCCAGAAAAGATATTCAGCAGTGTGATAGCAAAGCGCGGAAGTATATAG
- the fbp gene encoding fructose-1,6-bisphosphate aldolase/phosphatase, producing the protein MKVTLSVIKADVGSIAGHHKVIPEQLEVAREVLERAKKDGRLLDFYVTAAGDDIELIMTHRKGADNTEIHDLAWRTFKEVTDRVSKPMKLYGAGQDLLSDAFSGNLRGMGPGYAEGEFEERKSEPVIVLMADKTEPGAWNWPLYKIFADPMSSPGLVIDGTMRKGFIFRVMDMVEDKFVDLKTPEESYELLALIGTTGRYAVQSIWRRADMTLAAVASTSRLSFMAGRYVGKDDPCLWIRVQSGYPAMGEVLDPFAFPHLVAGWTRGSHVGPLIPVSEKDSKCTRFDGPPRVVALGFQITDGKLIGPADLFDDVAFDNAREEANRIADFMRRHGPFMPHRLGPEEMEYTQMNEVLKALSARMRPAKEMLVVPT; encoded by the coding sequence ATGAAGGTTACCCTATCCGTTATCAAGGCAGATGTGGGAAGCATAGCTGGACACCATAAGGTTATTCCTGAGCAGCTCGAAGTTGCAAGGGAAGTCCTGGAAAGAGCAAAGAAAGATGGAAGGCTTCTTGATTTCTACGTTACTGCTGCAGGCGATGATATAGAGCTGATAATGACGCATAGAAAGGGAGCAGATAACACAGAGATACACGACTTGGCATGGAGAACGTTCAAGGAGGTGACAGACAGAGTCTCAAAGCCTATGAAGCTTTACGGAGCAGGTCAGGACCTGCTTTCAGACGCATTCTCAGGAAACCTAAGGGGAATGGGTCCAGGCTACGCCGAAGGAGAATTCGAAGAAAGAAAGAGCGAGCCAGTAATAGTGCTGATGGCGGATAAGACAGAGCCGGGAGCTTGGAACTGGCCTCTTTACAAGATATTTGCAGACCCGATGAGCAGCCCAGGGCTAGTTATCGATGGAACGATGAGGAAGGGATTCATATTCAGAGTAATGGATATGGTTGAAGACAAATTTGTTGATCTGAAGACCCCTGAAGAGAGTTATGAGCTGCTCGCTCTGATAGGTACTACAGGCAGGTACGCAGTGCAGAGCATATGGAGAAGGGCTGATATGACACTGGCAGCAGTAGCCTCGACGTCAAGACTGAGCTTCATGGCTGGTAGGTACGTAGGAAAGGATGACCCATGTCTGTGGATAAGAGTTCAGTCTGGCTATCCAGCTATGGGAGAAGTGCTTGATCCTTTTGCATTCCCTCACCTTGTAGCAGGGTGGACAAGGGGCTCTCACGTTGGTCCGCTGATACCTGTCTCTGAGAAGGACTCGAAATGCACAAGGTTCGATGGGCCTCCCAGGGTCGTTGCGCTGGGCTTTCAGATAACTGATGGTAAGCTGATAGGGCCAGCAGACCTGTTTGACGATGTTGCTTTTGATAATGCAAGAGAGGAAGCGAACAGAATAGCTGACTTCATGAGGAGGCATGGTCCATTTATGCCTCACAGACTTGGCCCAGAGGAGATGGAATATACTCAGATGAACGAAGTACTGAAAGCGTTAAGTGCAAGGATGCGGCCAGCTAAAGAGATGCTAGTTGTACCTACTTGA
- the tpiA gene encoding triose-phosphate isomerase, which produces MYLLDKGIKKPLLVINFKNYAVTQGDKALDLALAAQRVAVRKKVQIAVAPPIPTLFYVAKNVEIPVLAQHSDIAVSEASTGHLPIFSLKPNRVKGSIINHSERRLNKEQIEESTRMLKREKLVSLVCVRDSKEAEEVASFAPDIIAVEPPELIGSGKAVSKVSPSLVSDTVRAVKRIDESITVLCGAGISSKEDVQASIALGAEGVLVASAIVLSKNQESSIEDMADRLS; this is translated from the coding sequence TTGTACCTACTTGACAAAGGGATAAAAAAGCCATTACTAGTGATAAACTTCAAGAACTATGCGGTTACGCAGGGAGATAAGGCATTAGACCTAGCTTTAGCTGCTCAAAGAGTAGCAGTGCGCAAGAAGGTGCAGATAGCTGTCGCTCCTCCCATACCGACACTCTTTTACGTTGCAAAGAATGTGGAAATACCAGTCTTAGCTCAGCATTCTGATATTGCTGTTTCCGAAGCCTCAACAGGTCATCTGCCTATTTTTTCTCTAAAACCAAACAGAGTAAAAGGCAGTATAATCAACCATAGCGAAAGAAGGCTGAATAAAGAGCAGATAGAGGAATCAACCAGGATGCTAAAGAGAGAAAAGCTCGTTTCCCTGGTCTGTGTCAGGGACAGCAAGGAGGCAGAAGAAGTAGCCTCATTTGCCCCAGATATCATAGCAGTTGAACCTCCTGAACTTATCGGCTCGGGCAAGGCTGTTTCAAAGGTCTCTCCAAGTTTGGTGTCAGATACTGTAAGAGCAGTGAAGAGAATTGACGAAAGCATAACTGTTCTCTGCGGGGCAGGGATAAGCTCGAAAGAGGATGTTCAGGCATCGATAGCTCTTGGGGCAGAGGGAGTGCTGGTAGCTAGTGCCATAGTCCTTTCAAAGAACCAGGAGAGTAGTATAGAGGATATGGCTGACAGGCTCAGCTGA